One genomic segment of Pseudomonas sp. p1(2021b) includes these proteins:
- the parC gene encoding DNA topoisomerase IV subunit A, with product MSDSLELSLEGVERRSLADFTEQAYLNYSMYVIMDRALPHIGDGLKPVQRRIVYAMSELGLDADAKHKKSARTVGDVLGKFHPHGDSACYEAMVLMAQPFSYRYTLVDGQGNWGAPDDPKSFAAMRYTEARLSRYSEVLLSELGQGTVDWVPNFDGTLQEPAVLPARLPNILLNGTTGIAVGMATDVPPHNLREVASACVRLLDEPKATIEQLCEHIQGPDYPTEAEIVTPRAEILKLYESGRGSIRMRAVYRVEDGDIVVTALPHQVSGAKVLEQIAAQMQAKKLPMVADLRDESDHENPCRIVIIPRSNRVDADELMQHLFATTDLESSYRVNVNIIGLDGRPQLKNLRALLQEWLQFRIGTVRRRLQHRLDKVEKRLHLLEGLLTAFLNLDEVIHIIRTEDHPKQALIARFDLTEIQADYILETRLRQLARLEEMKIRGEQDELLKEQAKLLALLGSDAKLRKLVRSELIKDAETYGDDRRSPIVERAEAKALSENELMPTEPVTVVLSEKGWVRCAKGHDIDATGLSYKAGDGFKGAAAGRSNQFAVFIDSTGRSYSLAAHSLPSARGQGEPLTGRLTPPPGATFECVLLPEDDALYVVASDAGYGFVVKGEDLQAKNKAGKGLLSLPNGAKVMTPRPVADREQDWLAAVTTEGRLLIFKVSDLPQLGKGKGNKIIGVPGDRVANREEFVTDLAVVGEGATLVLQAGKRTLSLKPDDLEHYKGERGRRGSKLPRGFQRVDGMAVERPE from the coding sequence ATGAGCGACTCACTGGAACTCAGTCTCGAAGGCGTCGAACGCCGATCCTTGGCTGACTTCACCGAACAGGCCTACCTCAACTATTCCATGTACGTGATCATGGACCGGGCCCTGCCGCATATCGGCGACGGCCTGAAGCCGGTGCAGCGACGTATCGTCTATGCCATGAGCGAGTTGGGGCTCGATGCCGACGCCAAGCACAAGAAGTCGGCGCGCACCGTCGGCGACGTGCTCGGCAAGTTCCATCCCCACGGCGACTCGGCCTGCTACGAGGCCATGGTGCTGATGGCGCAGCCGTTCAGCTACCGCTACACCCTGGTCGACGGCCAGGGCAACTGGGGGGCGCCGGACGATCCGAAGTCGTTCGCCGCCATGCGTTACACCGAGGCGCGCCTGTCACGCTACTCCGAAGTGCTGCTCAGTGAGCTGGGCCAGGGCACCGTCGACTGGGTGCCGAACTTCGACGGCACCCTGCAGGAGCCTGCGGTGCTGCCGGCGCGCCTGCCGAACATCCTGCTCAATGGCACCACCGGTATCGCCGTGGGCATGGCCACCGACGTGCCGCCGCACAACCTGCGGGAAGTCGCCAGTGCCTGCGTGCGCCTGCTGGATGAGCCCAAGGCCACCATCGAGCAGCTGTGCGAGCACATCCAGGGCCCGGACTACCCCACCGAGGCCGAGATCGTCACGCCGCGTGCCGAAATCCTCAAGCTCTACGAGAGCGGCCGCGGCTCGATCCGCATGCGTGCCGTATACCGGGTCGAGGATGGCGACATCGTCGTCACCGCGTTGCCGCACCAGGTTTCCGGGGCGAAGGTGCTGGAGCAGATCGCCGCGCAGATGCAGGCCAAGAAACTGCCGATGGTCGCCGACCTACGGGATGAGTCCGACCACGAGAACCCGTGCCGCATCGTCATCATCCCGCGCTCCAACCGCGTGGATGCCGACGAACTGATGCAACACCTGTTCGCCACCACCGACCTTGAAAGCAGCTACCGGGTCAACGTCAACATCATCGGCCTCGATGGGCGCCCGCAGCTCAAGAACTTGCGGGCCCTGCTGCAAGAGTGGCTGCAGTTCCGCATCGGCACCGTGCGCCGCCGCCTGCAGCACCGCCTGGACAAGGTCGAGAAGCGCCTGCACCTGTTGGAAGGCTTGCTCACCGCCTTCCTCAACCTGGATGAAGTGATCCACATCATCCGTACCGAAGATCACCCCAAGCAGGCCCTGATCGCCCGCTTCGACCTGACCGAGATCCAGGCCGACTACATCCTCGAGACCCGCCTGCGCCAGCTGGCGCGCCTGGAGGAAATGAAGATCCGCGGCGAGCAGGACGAGCTGCTCAAGGAACAGGCCAAGCTGCTGGCCCTGCTGGGCAGCGACGCCAAGCTGCGCAAGCTGGTGCGCAGCGAGCTGATCAAGGATGCCGAGACCTATGGCGACGACCGCCGTTCGCCGATCGTCGAGCGTGCCGAGGCCAAGGCGCTGTCGGAAAACGAGCTGATGCCGACCGAGCCGGTCACTGTCGTCTTGTCGGAAAAAGGCTGGGTGCGCTGCGCCAAGGGCCACGATATCGACGCCACCGGGCTTTCCTACAAGGCCGGGGATGGCTTCAAAGGCGCTGCCGCCGGTCGTTCCAACCAGTTCGCCGTATTCATCGACTCTACTGGGCGCAGCTACTCGCTGGCCGCCCACAGCCTGCCGTCGGCACGCGGCCAGGGCGAGCCCCTGACCGGGCGCCTGACGCCGCCGCCAGGGGCGACCTTCGAGTGCGTGCTGTTGCCTGAGGACGATGCGCTCTACGTGGTGGCGTCCGATGCCGGCTATGGCTTCGTGGTCAAGGGCGAGGACCTGCAGGCCAAGAACAAGGCCGGCAAGGGCCTGCTCAGCCTGCCCAACGGCGCCAAGGTGATGACGCCGCGGCCGGTCGCCGACCGCGAGCAGGACTGGCTGGCAGCCGTGACCACCGAGGGCCGCCTGCTGATCTTCAAGGTCAGCGACCTGCCGCAGTTGGGCAAGGGCAAGGGAAACAAGATCATCGGCGTACCCGGGGACCGGGTCGCCAACCGGGAAGAGTTCGTCACCGATCTGGCCGTCGTGGGCGAGGGTGCGACGCTTGTATTGCAGGCTGGCAAGCGTACTCTGTCTCTCAAGCCCGACGACCTTGAGCACTACAAAGGTGAGCGTGGCCGACGTGGCAGCAAGCTGCCACGCGGCTTCCAGCGGGTCGATGGCATGGCGGTGGAACGCCCCGAGTGA
- the serB gene encoding phosphoserine phosphatase SerB: MREIVLINITGEDRPGLTAALTGVLVQGGVNILDIGLAVMHGTLSFGILVDIPDNEVATQLLQSVQAKAHELNLQARYTPISEGDYQHWADSQGEARHIVTLLSRKVTPEQLQRVSAVISQYGLTIERIERLSSRVALDAPVEKSKASLEISVRGEPSDAQALRADFFALAEALDIDIAFQKDDLFRRNRRLAVFDMDSTLIEAEVIDELAKAAGVGEQVAAITERAMRGELDFRASFKERMALLKGLDVGVLDEIGASLRLTEGAEHLFAELKRLGYKTAILSGGFSYFAKQVQARLGIDYVFANELEVIDGKVTGVAVEPIVDAQRKAELLQQLASEEGLQLEQTIAVGDGANDLPMLSLAGLGVAFRAKPLVRQSAKQAISTLGLDGVLYLLGMRDRDARS; this comes from the coding sequence TTGCGCGAAATCGTCCTGATCAACATCACTGGTGAAGACCGTCCAGGTCTCACCGCGGCCCTTACCGGCGTCCTGGTCCAGGGCGGTGTGAACATCCTCGACATCGGCCTGGCGGTGATGCACGGTACCCTGTCCTTCGGCATCCTGGTCGACATTCCAGACAACGAAGTGGCCACCCAGCTGCTGCAAAGCGTGCAGGCCAAGGCCCACGAGCTGAACCTGCAAGCCCGTTACACGCCGATTTCCGAGGGCGACTACCAGCACTGGGCCGACAGCCAGGGCGAGGCGCGCCATATCGTCACCCTGCTCAGCCGCAAGGTGACGCCCGAGCAGCTGCAGCGAGTGAGCGCCGTGATCAGCCAGTACGGCCTGACGATCGAGCGTATCGAGCGCCTGTCCTCGCGCGTGGCGCTGGATGCTCCGGTGGAGAAGAGCAAGGCCAGCCTGGAAATTTCCGTGCGTGGCGAGCCGAGCGATGCCCAGGCCCTGCGCGCCGACTTCTTCGCCCTGGCCGAGGCGCTCGACATCGACATCGCCTTCCAGAAAGACGACCTGTTCCGCCGCAATCGCCGCCTGGCGGTGTTCGATATGGATTCGACACTGATCGAGGCCGAGGTGATCGACGAGCTGGCCAAGGCTGCCGGGGTGGGCGAGCAGGTGGCTGCGATCACCGAGCGCGCCATGCGTGGCGAGCTGGATTTCCGCGCCAGCTTCAAGGAGCGTATGGCGCTGCTCAAAGGCTTGGATGTTGGCGTGCTGGACGAGATCGGCGCGTCCCTGCGCCTGACCGAAGGTGCCGAGCACCTGTTCGCCGAGCTCAAGCGCCTGGGCTACAAGACGGCCATCCTTTCCGGTGGTTTCTCCTATTTCGCCAAGCAGGTGCAGGCGCGCCTGGGTATCGACTACGTCTTCGCCAACGAGCTGGAAGTGATCGACGGCAAGGTCACTGGTGTGGCGGTCGAGCCGATCGTCGATGCGCAGCGCAAGGCCGAGCTGCTTCAGCAACTGGCGAGTGAGGAGGGCCTGCAACTGGAACAGACCATTGCCGTGGGCGATGGCGCCAACGACCTGCCGATGCTCTCGCTGGCCGGCCTGGGCGTCGCGTTCCGCGCCAAGCCGTTGGTGCGCCAGTCGGCTAAACAGGCCATCTCCACTCTGGGGCTCGATGGCGTGCTGTACCTGCTGGGCATGCGCGATCGTGATGCCCGTAGCTGA
- a CDS encoding membrane integrity-associated transporter subunit PqiC, which translates to MKFLRLPFALLMTGLLGLSGCSMHQPVALYQLDSGDPGQPSQSAGMAVVLGPVSVADYLQRETFLQRQPDGSLTSATDGRWAGSLSADIDQLLVRQLAWRLDSQRVVLAPATAGFSPDVQVLLSITRLDSGRNQPAILDAQWRLLDRRGKVRDNRIVHLEQPHEGSESSQVQAQGQLLQKLAEQLSAAVKPLANQPAIAEEAPPKKSAPTQVKKGPEKPKIPMASPIRTDMEVYRF; encoded by the coding sequence ATGAAATTTCTGCGCCTTCCATTTGCGCTGTTGATGACGGGTCTGCTGGGACTGAGCGGATGCAGCATGCATCAGCCGGTGGCCTTGTATCAGCTGGACAGTGGTGACCCAGGCCAGCCCTCGCAGAGTGCCGGCATGGCCGTCGTACTCGGCCCGGTATCGGTAGCCGATTACCTTCAGCGTGAAACTTTCTTGCAGCGTCAGCCTGATGGCAGCCTGACGTCCGCGACCGACGGTCGTTGGGCGGGCAGTCTTTCGGCGGACATCGACCAACTGCTGGTGCGTCAGCTCGCCTGGCGCCTGGACAGCCAGCGTGTCGTCCTGGCACCGGCCACCGCTGGTTTCTCGCCGGATGTGCAGGTGTTGCTGTCGATCACCCGCTTGGATTCCGGCCGCAACCAGCCGGCGATCCTGGATGCCCAATGGCGTCTGCTCGATCGCCGCGGCAAGGTGCGGGACAACCGCATCGTGCACCTGGAGCAACCGCACGAGGGCTCTGAGTCGTCCCAGGTGCAGGCCCAGGGGCAATTGCTGCAGAAGCTGGCCGAGCAGCTCAGCGCGGCGGTCAAGCCGCTGGCCAACCAGCCGGCCATCGCCGAGGAAGCACCGCCAAAGAAGTCCGCACCGACCCAGGTCAAGAAAGGGCCAGAGAAGCCGAAGATCCCCATGGCTTCGCCCATTCGGACCGACATGGAGGTCTATCGGTTCTGA
- the asd gene encoding archaetidylserine decarboxylase (Phosphatidylserine decarboxylase is synthesized as a single chain precursor. Generation of the pyruvoyl active site from a Ser is coupled to cleavage of a Gly-Ser bond between the larger (beta) and smaller (alpha chains). It is an integral membrane protein.), with the protein MKSRLFIISQYLLPHHLLSRLAGCVAECRARWFKNAFTAWFAKRYQVNMSEALVEDLTAYEHFNAFFTRALKPGARPLDETPGAILCPADGAVSQLGPIEHGRIFQAKGHSFSALELLGGDPLMAAPFMGGEFATIYLSPKDYHRVHMPLAGTLREMVYVPGRLFSVNQTTAENVPELFARNERVVCLFDTERGPMAVVLVGAMIVASIETVWAGLVTPPKREVKTFRYDEGSRAPIHLEKGAELGRFKLGSTAIVLFGPEQVKWAESLGAGSAVRMGELLAQPAQG; encoded by the coding sequence ATGAAATCCCGCTTGTTCATCATCAGCCAGTACCTGCTGCCGCACCACCTGCTGTCGCGGCTGGCCGGCTGCGTCGCCGAGTGCCGTGCGCGCTGGTTCAAGAATGCCTTCACCGCCTGGTTCGCCAAGCGCTACCAGGTGAACATGTCCGAGGCGCTGGTCGAGGACCTGACCGCCTACGAACACTTCAACGCCTTCTTCACCCGCGCGCTCAAGCCAGGTGCACGCCCACTGGACGAGACCCCGGGCGCCATCCTCTGCCCGGCAGACGGTGCGGTCAGCCAGCTCGGCCCGATCGAGCATGGCCGTATCTTCCAGGCCAAGGGCCACAGCTTCAGCGCCCTCGAGCTGCTGGGCGGCGACCCGCTGATGGCCGCGCCGTTCATGGGCGGCGAGTTCGCCACCATCTACCTGTCGCCCAAGGACTACCACCGCGTGCACATGCCGCTGGCCGGCACCCTGCGCGAAATGGTCTACGTGCCGGGCCGGCTGTTCTCGGTCAACCAGACCACCGCCGAGAACGTCCCGGAACTGTTCGCCCGTAACGAGCGGGTGGTGTGCCTGTTCGACACCGAGCGCGGGCCAATGGCCGTGGTACTGGTCGGGGCGATGATCGTCGCCTCGATCGAAACGGTGTGGGCCGGTTTGGTCACGCCGCCCAAGCGTGAGGTGAAGACCTTCCGCTACGACGAAGGCAGCCGTGCGCCGATCCATCTGGAAAAAGGCGCGGAACTGGGGCGTTTCAAGCTGGGATCGACCGCCATCGTGCTGTTCGGGCCCGAGCAGGTGAAGTGGGCCGAGAGCCTGGGCGCGGGTTCGGCGGTACGCATGGGTGAGTTGCTGGCGCAGCCTGCCCAGGGCTGA
- a CDS encoding IS3 family transposase, which yields MINELSEQYGVVDCCRVLGVKRSSFYAWRKRQGRENPGRDALRSRVIDRFKASRSSAGSRTLMQELRREGHEIGRYKVRALMREAGLKCRQRRPHRYRSSGTEALIAENQLKRNFKVSTINEVWCGDVTYIQVGRRWLYLAAVIDLYARRVVGWAFSMTADARLACDALRMASESRGRPAGVMFHSDQGCQYTSHKFRSVLEECSLKQSMSHRGQCWDNAAMERFFGALKSEWVPPGGYESESEAKADIMAYLVRYNLKRLHSYNGYETPVAMEEKLRAAA from the coding sequence CTGATCAACGAGCTGAGTGAGCAATATGGTGTTGTCGACTGCTGTCGCGTGCTTGGGGTCAAACGCAGCAGTTTCTATGCATGGCGCAAACGCCAAGGGCGTGAGAATCCCGGCAGGGATGCTCTACGCTCGCGTGTAATCGATCGTTTTAAGGCGTCACGAAGCTCTGCCGGTTCACGCACGTTGATGCAGGAGCTGCGGCGTGAAGGCCATGAGATTGGGCGTTACAAAGTGCGTGCGCTTATGCGTGAAGCTGGCCTGAAATGCCGGCAGCGTAGACCGCACCGGTATCGGTCATCCGGCACGGAAGCATTGATTGCGGAAAACCAACTGAAGCGAAACTTCAAAGTTTCGACAATCAACGAGGTTTGGTGTGGCGATGTAACTTATATCCAGGTTGGCAGGCGTTGGCTGTATTTAGCCGCAGTAATCGACTTGTATGCACGCCGAGTCGTGGGCTGGGCGTTTTCAATGACTGCCGATGCCAGGCTGGCCTGTGACGCGCTGCGTATGGCGTCTGAGTCCAGGGGCAGGCCTGCGGGCGTGATGTTTCATTCAGATCAAGGCTGCCAGTACACCAGCCACAAATTCAGGTCTGTGCTTGAAGAGTGCAGCCTGAAGCAGAGCATGAGCCACCGTGGCCAATGCTGGGACAACGCCGCCATGGAGCGATTCTTTGGGGCATTGAAATCAGAATGGGTGCCACCAGGAGGCTATGAGTCCGAATCTGAAGCCAAGGCCGACATCATGGCTTATTTGGTGCGCTACAACCTCAAGCGCCTCCACAGCTACAACGGCTACGAGACCCCGGTAGCCATGGAGGAAAAGCTCAGGGCAGCGGCATGA
- a CDS encoding TIGR02281 family clan AA aspartic protease, whose product MSQPPGKRAGRVLLVVAWAGAMFLATRFFGQWEERQQNPNTQVQSEHGEGFIEVRLLSNGQGHFVADGAINGRGVRFMLDTGATDVAIPESLARDLDLQPGAPVILSTANGRTQGYRTRLSTLQLGDIQLRDVRALVVPGLDGEQVLLGMSALKQLEFTQRGGTLLLRQNLK is encoded by the coding sequence GTGAGCCAGCCGCCGGGCAAGCGTGCGGGGCGGGTCCTGCTGGTGGTGGCCTGGGCGGGGGCGATGTTCCTCGCCACGCGCTTCTTCGGGCAATGGGAGGAGCGTCAGCAGAACCCCAATACCCAGGTGCAGTCCGAGCACGGCGAAGGCTTCATCGAGGTGCGCCTGCTGAGCAATGGCCAGGGCCACTTCGTCGCCGACGGCGCGATCAACGGCCGTGGCGTGCGCTTCATGCTCGACACCGGGGCGACCGACGTGGCGATTCCCGAGTCGCTGGCCCGCGACCTCGACCTGCAGCCCGGCGCACCGGTGATCCTCAGCACCGCCAACGGCCGTACCCAGGGCTACCGTACCCGGCTGAGCACCTTGCAACTGGGCGATATCCAGCTGCGCGACGTGCGTGCCCTGGTGGTGCCGGGGCTCGATGGCGAGCAGGTGCTGCTGGGCATGAGCGCCCTGAAACAACTTGAATTTACCCAGCGTGGCGGTACCTTGCTGCTGCGCCAGAACTTGAAATGA
- a CDS encoding transposase — MILDTFFGRYDGAQLEAKSVRKSYSREHKIRAAEMVLDAGQSVPEVCEILGIGRTALRRWVEQVRQEREGKVPAGAKAITPEQQRIEELEALVRQKDRDIEILKKASALLLRDSKDRSR, encoded by the coding sequence ATGATTTTGGACACCTTCTTCGGGCGCTATGATGGCGCCCAATTGGAGGCAAAATCAGTGCGCAAGTCTTATTCGAGAGAACACAAAATCCGAGCAGCTGAAATGGTGCTGGATGCCGGCCAGTCGGTTCCTGAGGTATGCGAAATCCTCGGGATTGGCCGCACAGCTCTTCGTCGTTGGGTTGAGCAGGTAAGGCAGGAGAGAGAGGGCAAGGTGCCGGCTGGAGCCAAAGCCATCACTCCGGAGCAGCAACGTATTGAAGAGCTGGAAGCGCTGGTTCGTCAAAAGGATCGGGATATCGAAATCCTAAAAAAGGCCAGTGCTCTCCTGCTTCGGGACTCCAAAGATCGTTCTCGCTGA
- a CDS encoding histidine kinase, translating into MNRPTPVKPDNFFVMIFRALSQRRVPLALRIASTNIFLVALALVIYACVMGLQFRQAMHEQADALGQSLTIQTATSATELLVSNDILSLNVLLGNLVKNPLVAHAAIYSVDNRILAEAGQRPKNSLLGEAEGLYQTKITFQDVTAGQLRISLDMTQFRQPMTISLQSMGILAAILLALALALSLRLGRHISTPLLQLRVWLRDPHHHTPGTDRQDEIGDLARQLHTRLAPPPPEPEEVEEDDFDVDEVDEHAAVPKPSAKAKATTSDDEDDDAFADLIDTEQSPAKAAAAESDEPQYSAVLAVQLGSQEQLRRLPRTRLTELLERYRDCLEQAASLYEGETHTLKDGSTLLLFHSRDCGEDYLTNAICCGELLRALGHALQIEVADSGITLQLQLGLTLGDDLQGLEQVDLLMAEKAQDALALSQHSRNLLLVERKISDDALIRQRARIRPIASPEGACCVERLMEPYPSMLERQLARMHERRA; encoded by the coding sequence GTGAACCGGCCCACGCCCGTCAAACCTGATAATTTCTTCGTGATGATCTTCCGAGCCCTCAGCCAGCGTCGCGTGCCCCTGGCCCTGCGCATCGCCAGCACCAATATCTTCCTGGTGGCCCTGGCGCTGGTGATCTATGCCTGCGTCATGGGCCTGCAGTTCCGGCAGGCCATGCATGAACAGGCGGATGCCCTCGGCCAGAGCCTGACCATCCAGACCGCCACCTCGGCGACCGAGCTGCTGGTGTCCAACGACATCCTCAGCCTCAACGTGCTCCTGGGCAACCTGGTGAAGAACCCACTGGTGGCTCATGCGGCCATCTACAGCGTGGACAACCGCATCCTCGCCGAGGCTGGCCAGCGGCCGAAGAACAGCCTGCTGGGCGAGGCCGAAGGGCTCTACCAGACCAAGATCACCTTCCAGGATGTGACCGCCGGGCAGTTGCGCATCAGCCTGGACATGACCCAGTTCCGCCAGCCGATGACCATCAGCCTGCAGAGCATGGGTATCCTGGCTGCAATTCTGTTGGCCTTGGCGCTGGCCCTGAGCCTGCGCCTGGGGCGTCACATCTCCACGCCGCTGCTGCAGCTGCGCGTATGGTTGCGTGACCCGCACCACCACACCCCTGGCACCGACCGCCAGGACGAGATCGGCGACCTGGCCCGCCAACTGCACACCCGTCTCGCCCCTCCGCCGCCGGAGCCTGAGGAAGTGGAAGAGGACGATTTCGACGTGGACGAAGTGGATGAGCACGCCGCCGTGCCCAAGCCCTCGGCAAAAGCCAAGGCCACGACCAGCGATGACGAAGACGACGATGCCTTCGCCGACCTGATCGACACCGAGCAGAGCCCGGCTAAAGCGGCCGCGGCCGAGTCCGACGAACCGCAATACAGCGCCGTGCTGGCCGTGCAGCTGGGCTCCCAGGAGCAACTGCGCCGCTTGCCGCGCACCCGCCTGACCGAACTGCTGGAGCGCTACCGCGACTGCCTGGAGCAGGCAGCATCGCTGTACGAAGGGGAAACCCACACGCTCAAGGACGGCAGCACGCTGTTGCTGTTCCATAGCCGCGACTGCGGCGAAGACTACCTGACCAACGCCATCTGCTGCGGCGAGCTGCTGCGCGCCTTGGGCCATGCCCTGCAGATCGAGGTGGCCGACAGCGGCATCACCCTGCAGCTGCAACTGGGCCTGACCCTGGGTGACGACCTGCAAGGCCTGGAGCAGGTAGACCTGCTGATGGCGGAAAAGGCCCAGGACGCCCTGGCGCTGTCCCAGCACAGCCGCAACCTGCTGCTGGTGGAACGCAAGATCAGCGACGACGCCCTGATCCGCCAGCGTGCCCGTATCCGTCCTATCGCCAGCCCAGAAGGCGCCTGCTGCGTCGAGCGCCTGATGGAGCCCTACCCGTCCATGCTCGAACGCCAGCTGGCCCGCATGCACGAACGCCGGGCCTAG
- a CDS encoding esterase-like activity of phytase family protein, which yields MIRLLAAVCLALLALPSQAGSWPELKLGAEYPVEGMRGGNLSGLAWCRGALWTVSDRDDDRIYRLDRQGEVWRAQPLTFTPPPVPQSGLPWGLRSRNWAVSYIRGGELDFEGITCDQVGNFYLVSEAHAAVLQVPVEGEPEWLRIDPTMVRQARASGMLLHFNALFEGLAINPAGDRLWLAAERERRGLVAIERQQSVWNCGRSCVLLSEAGVEMQPPQMPEPQAMSRDFSDLAWYEGKLFTLERNAYRICRRDPDSGKVERCWSFAADALVDSRRYDQPYGLAEALVIDASGAWIGLDNNSGDRADGEKRPIVWRFAAPEGGWSAKP from the coding sequence TTGATCCGCCTGCTGGCCGCCGTCTGCCTGGCCTTGCTGGCCCTGCCGAGCCAGGCGGGCAGCTGGCCGGAGCTCAAGCTCGGCGCAGAGTACCCGGTCGAAGGCATGCGTGGCGGCAACCTCTCGGGGTTGGCCTGGTGCCGTGGGGCGTTGTGGACCGTGTCCGACCGTGACGATGATCGCATCTACCGCCTCGACCGGCAGGGCGAAGTGTGGCGCGCCCAGCCGCTGACCTTCACCCCGCCGCCGGTGCCGCAGAGTGGCTTGCCATGGGGGCTCCGGTCGCGCAACTGGGCGGTGTCCTACATACGCGGCGGCGAGCTGGACTTCGAAGGCATCACCTGTGATCAGGTTGGCAATTTCTACCTGGTCAGCGAAGCCCATGCGGCGGTACTGCAAGTACCTGTCGAGGGTGAGCCTGAATGGCTGCGAATCGACCCGACCATGGTTCGGCAGGCCCGTGCCAGTGGTATGTTGCTGCACTTCAACGCGTTGTTCGAAGGCCTGGCGATCAACCCGGCGGGCGACCGCCTGTGGCTGGCCGCCGAGCGTGAACGGCGTGGCCTGGTCGCCATCGAGCGCCAGCAGTCGGTGTGGAACTGTGGGCGCAGCTGCGTGCTGCTCAGCGAAGCCGGGGTCGAGATGCAGCCGCCACAGATGCCCGAACCCCAGGCCATGTCGCGCGACTTCTCGGACCTTGCCTGGTACGAGGGCAAGCTGTTCACCCTCGAGCGCAATGCCTACCGGATCTGCCGCCGCGACCCCGACAGCGGCAAGGTCGAGCGCTGCTGGTCGTTCGCCGCCGATGCGCTGGTCGACTCGCGTCGCTACGATCAACCATATGGCTTGGCCGAAGCGCTGGTCATCGATGCATCCGGTGCCTGGATCGGCCTGGACAACAACAGCGGCGACCGTGCCGACGGCGAGAAGCGGCCGATCGTATGGCGTTTCGCGGCACCTGAAGGCGGCTGGAGCGCCAAGCCGTGA